Proteins encoded within one genomic window of Saccharomyces mikatae IFO 1815 strain IFO1815 genome assembly, chromosome: 15:
- the MET7 gene encoding tetrahydrofolate synthase (similar to Saccharomyces cerevisiae MET7 (YOR241W); ancestral locus Anc_8.669), producing the protein MIIRNPLRMVGKTYHDAVTALNSLQSNYANIMAIRQTGDRKNIMTLLEMHEWSRRIGYAASDFNKLNIVHITGTKGKGSTAAFTSSILGQYKEKLPRIGLYTSPHLRSVRERIRINGEPISEKKFAKYFFEVWDRLDKTTSPLDKFPHMVPGSKPGYFKFLTLLSFHTFIQEGCKSCVYEVGVGGELDSTNIIQKPTVCGVTLLGIDHTFMLGDTIEEIAWNKGGIFKPETPAFTVEKQPSKGLIVLKERAAERKTTLTEVSVFKQLQNVKLGIAGEFQKSNASLAIILASEVLYSSNILKEKIGCNSDAPIPEKFIIGLQSTNWEGRCQVLERGKNVWYIDGAHTKDSMVAASTWFRDTVCLSKKKKILLFNQQSRDANALVNNLHLAVSPDVTFDDVIFTTNITWKSGSYSADLVSMNTSQEDVEKLKVQDSLAKNWSKIDNNCARTHVTTNIEEANELIEMLYDEPVDIFVTGSLHLVGGLLVVFDRINVK; encoded by the coding sequence ATGATAATCAGGAATCCATTAAGGATGGTCGGCAAAACTTATCATGACGCTGTTACCGCGCTAAACTCTCTGCAATCAAATTATGCCAATATCATGGCCATACGTCAAACCGGTGATCGTAAAAACATTATGACATTATTGGAAATGCATGAATGGTCCAGAAGAATTGGTTACGCTGCATCAGACTTCAATAAGTTAAATATTGTTCACATTACAGGCACAAAAGGTAAAGGTTCTACCGCAGCTTTTACCTCATCCATTTTAGGTCAGTATAAAGAGAAACTGCCACGTATTGGGTTATATACATCCCCACATCTAAGGTCAGtgagagaaagaataagaatCAATGGGGAGCCGATTTCTGAGAAGAAATTTGCAAAATACTTCTTCGAAGTTTGGGATCGTTTAGATAAAACAACTTCACCCCTGGATAAATTTCCACATATGGTTCCAGGAAGTAAGCCTGGCTATTTCAAGTTCCTTACTTTGCTGTCATTCCATACTTTCATACAAGAAGGCTGTAAAAGTTGTGTCTACGAAGTCGGTGTTGGAGGTGAATTAGATAGCACCAATATAATCCAAAAGCCAACTGTGTGCGGTGTTACCTTATTAGGAATAGACCATACGTTCATGCTAGGTGATaccattgaagaaattgctTGGAATAAAGGTGGGATTTTTAAGCCTGAAACACCAGCATTCACTGTTGAAAAACAGCCTTCTAAAGGGTTGATAGtgttgaaagaaagagctGCGGAACGGAAAACAACATTAACAGAAGTATCCGTATTTAAGCAGTTGCAGAACGTCAAGCTTGGAATTGCGGGTGAATTTCAGAAAAGTAACGCATCCCTAGCCATTATATTGGCTTCTGAAGTTTTATACTCGTCCAATATACTAAAAGAGAAGATCGGTTGTAATTCGGATGCTCCGATTCCTGAGAAGTTTATAATTGGTCTACAAAGCACTAACTGGGAGGGCAGATGTCAAGTTTTAGAGAGAGGAAAAAACGTTTGGTATATTGATGGTGCCCATACCAAAGATAGTATGGTAGCAGCATCAACATGGTTCAGAGACACGGTCTGTTTGtctaagaagaaaaagattttacttttcaatCAACAAAGCAGAGATGCCAATGCTCTTGTTAATAACCTACATTTGGCTGTTTCTCCAGATGTCACTTTCGATGATGTGATATTTACCACAAATATTACCTGGAAATCAGGCTCTTACAGTGCTGATCTGGTTTCTATGAATACTTCCCAGGAAGACgtggaaaaattaaaagtTCAGGATTCATTGGCTAAAAATTGGAGCAAAATAGACAATAATTGTGCCCGGACACATGTAACAACAAATATAGAAGAAGCAAATGAATTGATTGAAATGTTATACGATGAACCTGTAGATATATTTGTAACCGGTTCATTACATCTTGTTGGTGGATTGTTGGTGGTTTTTGATAGAATAAATGTAAAGTAG
- the SSP2 gene encoding Ssp2p (similar to Saccharomyces cerevisiae SSP2 (YOR242C); ancestral locus Anc_8.670), with amino-acid sequence MHNNYYPNKEVYTKHKESGDLRKKVLRSRRSSFFSFFNDSSGSNGNELIGFRRFAKAYLFGDGTESCGSDSYTPFRASINKRPLRREEKNDQQLWKKQHHSQGYFFLMDDDNNKQTDTTVKNFYENSEYINQNSVAKDKRYAMETTFANEKIAGIQNPAFLKTRSVSISDIPRGTGIASVLSQVRGGSLERIIVYRYDTPERSLHKVDLFFLNYDGAQSFMRYANTSVFKVNGVRLKPEWIFLESTYENVIKEQSVNRIVEEEKLISRCLIVKKSSTKTVFNKSNQDRSQNLETINVRELEKDFQNFGEILEITPIVSRKLCVSIFFYDISSAMRAMEEYEQKGSGLNNKYFKTWTIWYGKDITDQPCIDL; translated from the coding sequence ATGCACAATAATTACTATCCAAATAAAGAAGTCTATACGAAACATAAGGAATCAGGAGATTTGAGGAAGAAAGTTTTGAGATCGAGAagatcatcttttttttcatttttcaatgactCGTCTGGTTCGAATGGGAACGAGCTCATTGGCTTTAGGCGATTTGCTAAAGCTTATTTATTTGGTGATGGAACAGAGTCATGTGGTTCTGATTCTTATACACCCTTTAGAGCAAGCATTAATAAGAGACCGttaagaagagaagaaaaaaatgaccaACAGCTTTGGAAAAAACAGCACCATTCACAgggatatttttttctcatgGACGATGACAACAATAAACAAACAGACACAACAGTTAAGAATTTCTATGAGAATAGCGAATATATTAACCAAAATTCGGTTGCGAAGGATAAACGGTATGCAATGGAAACCACATTCGCTAATGAGAAAATAGCAGGCATTCAAAATCCTGCCTTTCTTAAAACAAGATCAGTGTCAATAAGCGATATACCGCGCGGTACAGGTATTGCTAGCGTACTGTCTCAAGTACGTGGGGGTTCATTAGAAAGGATTATTGTTTACAGGTATGATACTCCAGAACGTTCTTTACATAAGGTTgaccttttcttcttaaaCTATGATGGGGCTCAATCATTTATGAGATACGCAAATACGAGTGTCTTCAAAGTTAATGGGGTCCGATTAAAGCCGGAATGGATCTTCCTCGAAAGCACATATGAAAACGTTATTAAAGAACAATCGGTAAACAGAATAgtagaagaggaaaaactCATATCAAGATGCTTGattgtgaaaaaaagctCCACAAAAACAGTATTCAACAAATCGAATCAGGACAGATCGCAAAACCTGGAAACTATTAATGTTCGGGAACTAGAAAAGGATTTCCAGAATTTCGGGGAGATTTTAGAAATAACACCTATTGTATCAAGAAAGTTATGCGtttccatatttttttacgaTATTTCCAGTGCCATGAGAGCAATGGAGGAATACGAACAGAAGGGCTCAGgtttaaataataaatactTCAAGACATGGACAATATGGTATGGGAAAGATATTACAGACCAGCCTTGTATTGACTTGTAA